In Cervus elaphus chromosome 3, mCerEla1.1, whole genome shotgun sequence, the following proteins share a genomic window:
- the SMARCC2 gene encoding SWI/SNF complex subunit SMARCC2 isoform X1 translates to MAVRKKDGGPNVKYYEAADTVTQFDNVRLWLGKNYKKYIQAEPPTNKSLSSLVVQLLQFQEEVFGKHVSNAPLTKLPIKCFLDFKAGGSLCHILAAAYKFKSDQGWRRYDFQNPSRMDRNVEMFMTIEKSLVQNNCLSRPNIFLCPEIEPKLLGKLKDIIKRHQGTVTEDKNSASHVVYPVPGNLEEEEWVRPVMKRDKQVLLHWGYYPDSYDTWIPASEIEASVEDAPTPEKPRKVHAKWILDTDTFNEWMNEEDYEVNDDKNPVSRRKKISAKTLTDEVNSPDSDRRDKKGGNYKKRKRSPSPSPTPEAKKKNAKKGPSTPYTKSKRGHREEEQEDLTKDMDEPSPVPNVEEVTLPKTVNTKKDSESAPVKGGTMTDLDEQEDESMETMGKDEDESSPGNKGEQTKNPELHEDNVTEQTHHIIIPSYAAWFDYNSVHAIERRALPEFFNGKNKSKTPEIYLAYRNFMIDTYRLNPQEYLTSTACRRNLAGDVCAIMRVHAFLEQWGLINYQVDAESRPTPMGPPPTSHFHVLADTPSGLVPLQPKTPQGRQVDADTKAGRKGKELDDLVPETAKGKPELQNSASQQMLSFPDKGKEKPADMQNFGLRTDMYTKKNVPSKSKAAASATREWTEQETLLLLEALEMYKDDWNKVSEHVGSRTQDECILHFLRLPIEDPYLEDSQASLGPLAYQPIPFSQSGNPVMSTVAFLASVVDPRVASAAAKSALEEFSKMKEEVPTALVEAHVRKVEEAAKVTGKADPAFGLESSGIAGTTSDEPERIEESGTDEARAEGQATEDKKEPKEPREGVGIAEEEAKEKTSEPPKKDDEKGKDGDSEKESEKGDGDLTADPEKEKEPKEGQEEVLKEAVESEGERKTKVERDIGEGNLSTAAAAALAAAAVKAKHLAAVEERKIKSLVALLVETQMKKLEIKLRHFEELETIMDREREALEYQRQQLLADRQAFHMEQLKYAEMRARQQHFQQMHQQQPPPPPPALPPGSQPVPPPGTAGPPAVHGLAMAPASVAPAPAGSGAPPGSLGPSEQLGQAGPTVGPQQQPPAGAPQPGAVPPGVPPPGPHGPSPFPNQQTPSMMPGAVPGSGHPGVAGNAPLGLPFGMPPPPPAPSIIPFGSLADSISINLPPPPNLHGHHHHLPFAPATLPPPNLPVSMANPPHPNLPATTTMPSLPLGPGLGSAAAQSPAIVAAVQGNLLPTASPLPDPGTPLPPDPTAPSPGTVTPVPPPQ, encoded by the exons ATGGCGGTGCGGAAGAAGGACGGCGGCCCCAACGTGAAGTACTACGAGGCCGCGGACACCGTGACCCAGTTCGACAACGTGCGGCTGTGGCTCGGCAAGAACTACAAGAAG TATATACAAGCCGAACCACCCACCAACAAGTCCCTGTCTAGCCTGGTTGTACAGTTGCTACAATTTCAGGAAGAAGTTTTTGGCAAACATGTCAGCAATGCACCGCTCACTAAACTGCCG ATCAAATGTTTCCTAGATTTCAAAGCAGGAGGCTCCCTATGCCACATACTTGCAGCTGCCTACAAGTTCAAGAGTGACCAGGGATG GCGGCGTTACGATTTCCAGAATCCATCACGCATGGACCGCAATGTGGAAATGTTCATGACCATTGAGAAGTCCTTGGTGCAG AATAATTGCCTGTCTCGACCTAACATTTTTCTGtgcccagaaattgaacccaaaCTGCtagggaaattaaaagacattatcAAGAGACATCAG GGAACGGTCACTGAGGATAAGAACAGTGCTTCCCATGTTGTGTATCCCGTTCCAGGGAACCTGGAGGAAG AGGAATGGGTACGGCCGGTCATGAAGAGAGATAAGCAGGTTCTTCTGCACTGGGGCTACTATCCTGACAG TTATGACACGTGGATCCCAGCCAGTGAAATTGAAGCATCTGTGGAAGATGCTCCAACTCCTGAGAAGCCTCGGAAG GTTCATGCAAAATGGATCCTGGACACAGACACCttcaatgaatggatgaatgaggaaGACTACGAAGTAAATGATGACAAAAACCCTGTCTCCCGCCGAAAGAAGATTTCAGCCAAGACGCTGACAGATGAG GTGAACAGCCCAGACTCAGACCGACGGGACAAGAAGGGGGGCAACTATAAGAAGAGGAAGCGCTCCCCCTCACCGTCACCAACCCCAGAAGCCAAGAAGAAGAATGCTAAGAAGGG CCCCTCAACCCCTTACACCAAGTCCAAGCGAGGCCACAgagaggaggagcaggaagacCTGACGAAGGACATGGACGAGCCCTCGCCCGTTCCCAACGTGGAGGAGGTGACGCTGCCCAAGACCG TCAACACTAAGAAGGACTCGGAGTCAGCCCCAGTCAAAGGCGGCACCATGACCGACCTAG ATGAACAAGAGGATGAGAGCATGGAGACCATGGGCAAG GACGAGGACGAGAGCAGCCCGGGCAACAAGGGGGAGCAGACCAAGAACCCGGAGCTGCACGAGGACAACGTGACCGAGCAGACCCACCACATCATCATCCCCAGCTACGCGGCCTGGTTTGACTACAACAG TGTTCACGCCATCGAACGGAGGGCCCTCCCCGAGTTCTTCAATGGCAAGAACAAGTCCAAGACTCCAGAAAT CTACCTGGCCTATCGGAACTTCATGATTGACACTTACCGGCTGAACCCCCAAGAGTATCTCACGTCCACTGCCTGTCGCAGGAACCTCGCGGGGGATGTCTGTGCCATCATGAG GGTCCATGCCTTCCTAGAACAGTGGGGTCTCATCAACTACCAGGTGGATGCTGAGAGTCGACCAACTCCCATGGGGCCTCCGCCCACTTCTCACTTCCACGTCTTGGCGGACACACCGTCCGGGCTGGTGCCGCTGCAGCCCAAGACCCCGCAG GGCCGCCAGGTTGATGCTGATACCAAGGCTGGGCGAAAGGGCAAAGAGCTGGATGACCTGGTGCCAGAGACGGCTAAGGGCAAGCCAGAGCTG CAGAACTCCGCTTCCCAGCAAATGCTCAGCTTCCCCGACAAAGGCAAGGAGAAACCGGCGGACATGCAGAACTTCGGGCTGCGCACGGACATGTACACGAAGAAGAACGTGCCCTCCAAG AGCAAAGCCGCAGCCAGCGCCACTCGCGAGTGGACGGAGCAGGAGACCCTGCTGCTCCTGGAG GCGCTGGAGATGTACAAGGACGACTGGAACAAGGTGTCCGAGCACGTGGGCAGCCGCACGCAGGACGAGTGCATCTTGCATTTCCTCCGGCTTCCCATCGAAGACCCGTACCTGGAGGACTCGCAGGCCTCCCTGGGCCCCCTGGCCTACCAGCCCATCCCCTTCAGCCAGTCCGGCAACCCTGTGATGAGCACCGTTGCCTTCCTGGCCTCTGTCGTCGACCCTCGAGTGGCCTCAGCTGCTGCGAAGTCAGCCCTAG AAGAGTTCTCCAAAATGAAGGAAGAGGTCCCCACAGCTTTGGTGGAGGCCCACGTTAGGAAAGTGGAAGAAGCTGCCAAAGTGACAGGCAAGGCGGACCCAGCCTTTGGTCTGGAAAGCAGTGGCATCGCAGGGACCACCTCCGATGAGCCGGAGAGGATCG AGGAGAGCGGGACTGACGAGGCGCGGGCAGAGGGCCAGGCCACAGAGGATAAGAAGGAACCCAAG GAACCTCGAGAAGGAGTTGGGATTGCGGAGgaagaagcaaaggagaagaccAGTGAGCCACCCAAGAAGGACGACGAGAAGGGGAAAGACGGCGACAGCGAGAAGGAGTCAGAGAAGGGTGATGGAGACCTGACAG CGGATCCTGAGAAGGAGAAGGAGCCcaaggaggggcaggaggaggtgcTGAAAGAAGCAGTGGAGTCGGAGGGGGAGCGGAAGACGAAGGTGGAGCGCGACATCGGCGAGGGCAACCTCTCcaccgctgccgccgccgccctgGCTGCCGCCGCCGTGAAGGCCAAG CATTTGGCTGCCGTTGAGGAGAGGAAGATCAAATCTCTGGTGGCCCTGCTGGTGGAGACCCAGATGAAAAAGCTGGAAATCAAACTCCGGCACTTTGAGGAGCTAGAGACGATCATGGACCGGGAACGGGAAGCG CTGGAGTACCAGAGGCAGCAGCTGCTGGCCGACAGACAAGCCTTCCACATGGAGCAGCTGAAGTACGCGGAGATGCGGGCCCGGCAGCAACACTTCCAGCAGATGCACCagcagcagccgccgccgccaccgccggcCCTGCCCCCAGGCTCCCAGCCGGTCCCGCCTCCAGGCACCGCTGGGCCACCCGCTGTCCACGGCTTGGCCATGGCTCCAGCCTCTGTGGCCCCGGCTCCCGCGGGCAGTGGGGCCCCTCCTGGAAGCTTGGGGCCCTCGGAACAGCTCGGGCAGGCAGGGCCAACTGTGGGGCCACAGCAGCAGCCACCAGCTGGAGCCCCCCAGCCTGGGGCCGTCCCACCAGGGGTACCGCCCCCTGGACCCCATG GCCCCTCACCGTTCCCCAACCAACAAACTCCCTCAATGATGCCAGGGGCAGTGCCAGGCAGCGGGCACCCAGGCGTGGCGGGTAATGCTCCTTTGGGTTTGCCTTTTGGCATGCCGCCTCCCCCTCCCGCGCCATCCATCATCCCATTTGGTAGCCTAGCCGACTCCATCAGTATTAACCTCCCCCCTCCTCCTAACCTGCATGGGCATCACCACCATCTCCCGTTCGCCCCGGCCACGCTCCCCCCACCTAACCTGCCTGTGTCCATGGCGAACCCTCCACACCCTAACCTGCCGGCGACCACCACCATGCCATCTTTGCCTCTCGGGCCGGGGCTCGGATCCGCCGCAGCCCAGAGCCCTGCCATTGTGGCAGCTGTTCAGGGCAACCTGCTGCCCACTGCCAGCCCGCTGCCAG ACCCAGGCACCCCCCTGCCTCCAGACCCCACGGCCCCGAGCCCAGGCACAGTCACCCCCGTGCCACCCCCACAGTGA
- the SMARCC2 gene encoding SWI/SNF complex subunit SMARCC2 isoform X6, which produces MAVRKKDGGPNVKYYEAADTVTQFDNVRLWLGKNYKKYIQAEPPTNKSLSSLVVQLLQFQEEVFGKHVSNAPLTKLPIKCFLDFKAGGSLCHILAAAYKFKSDQGWRRYDFQNPSRMDRNVEMFMTIEKSLVQNNCLSRPNIFLCPEIEPKLLGKLKDIIKRHQGTVTEDKNSASHVVYPVPGNLEEEEWVRPVMKRDKQVLLHWGYYPDSYDTWIPASEIEASVEDAPTPEKPRKVHAKWILDTDTFNEWMNEEDYEVNDDKNPVSRRKKISAKTLTDEVNSPDSDRRDKKGGNYKKRKRSPSPSPTPEAKKKNAKKGPSTPYTKSKRGHREEEQEDLTKDMDEPSPVPNVEEVTLPKTVNTKKDSESAPVKGGTMTDLDEQEDESMETMGKDEDESSPGNKGEQTKNPELHEDNVTEQTHHIIIPSYAAWFDYNSVHAIERRALPEFFNGKNKSKTPEIYLAYRNFMIDTYRLNPQEYLTSTACRRNLAGDVCAIMRVHAFLEQWGLINYQVDAESRPTPMGPPPTSHFHVLADTPSGLVPLQPKTPQGRQVDADTKAGRKGKELDDLVPETAKGKPELNSASQQMLSFPDKGKEKPADMQNFGLRTDMYTKKNVPSKSKAAASATREWTEQETLLLLEALEMYKDDWNKVSEHVGSRTQDECILHFLRLPIEDPYLEDSQASLGPLAYQPIPFSQSGNPVMSTVAFLASVVDPRVASAAAKSALEEFSKMKEEVPTALVEAHVRKVEEAAKVTGKADPAFGLESSGIAGTTSDEPERIEESGTDEARAEGQATEDKKEPKEPREGVGIAEEEAKEKTSEPPKKDDEKGKDGDSEKESEKGDGDLTADPEKEKEPKEGQEEVLKEAVESEGERKTKVERDIGEGNLSTAAAAALAAAAVKAKHLAAVEERKIKSLVALLVETQMKKLEIKLRHFEELETIMDREREALEYQRQQLLADRQAFHMEQLKYAEMRARQQHFQQMHQQQPPPPPPALPPGSQPVPPPGTAGPPAVHGLAMAPASVAPAPAGSGAPPGSLGPSEQLGQAGPTVGPQQQPPAGAPQPGAVPPGVPPPGPHGPSPFPNQQTPSMMPGAVPGSGHPGVAAQSPAIVAAVQGNLLPTASPLPDPGTPLPPDPTAPSPGTVTPVPPPQ; this is translated from the exons ATGGCGGTGCGGAAGAAGGACGGCGGCCCCAACGTGAAGTACTACGAGGCCGCGGACACCGTGACCCAGTTCGACAACGTGCGGCTGTGGCTCGGCAAGAACTACAAGAAG TATATACAAGCCGAACCACCCACCAACAAGTCCCTGTCTAGCCTGGTTGTACAGTTGCTACAATTTCAGGAAGAAGTTTTTGGCAAACATGTCAGCAATGCACCGCTCACTAAACTGCCG ATCAAATGTTTCCTAGATTTCAAAGCAGGAGGCTCCCTATGCCACATACTTGCAGCTGCCTACAAGTTCAAGAGTGACCAGGGATG GCGGCGTTACGATTTCCAGAATCCATCACGCATGGACCGCAATGTGGAAATGTTCATGACCATTGAGAAGTCCTTGGTGCAG AATAATTGCCTGTCTCGACCTAACATTTTTCTGtgcccagaaattgaacccaaaCTGCtagggaaattaaaagacattatcAAGAGACATCAG GGAACGGTCACTGAGGATAAGAACAGTGCTTCCCATGTTGTGTATCCCGTTCCAGGGAACCTGGAGGAAG AGGAATGGGTACGGCCGGTCATGAAGAGAGATAAGCAGGTTCTTCTGCACTGGGGCTACTATCCTGACAG TTATGACACGTGGATCCCAGCCAGTGAAATTGAAGCATCTGTGGAAGATGCTCCAACTCCTGAGAAGCCTCGGAAG GTTCATGCAAAATGGATCCTGGACACAGACACCttcaatgaatggatgaatgaggaaGACTACGAAGTAAATGATGACAAAAACCCTGTCTCCCGCCGAAAGAAGATTTCAGCCAAGACGCTGACAGATGAG GTGAACAGCCCAGACTCAGACCGACGGGACAAGAAGGGGGGCAACTATAAGAAGAGGAAGCGCTCCCCCTCACCGTCACCAACCCCAGAAGCCAAGAAGAAGAATGCTAAGAAGGG CCCCTCAACCCCTTACACCAAGTCCAAGCGAGGCCACAgagaggaggagcaggaagacCTGACGAAGGACATGGACGAGCCCTCGCCCGTTCCCAACGTGGAGGAGGTGACGCTGCCCAAGACCG TCAACACTAAGAAGGACTCGGAGTCAGCCCCAGTCAAAGGCGGCACCATGACCGACCTAG ATGAACAAGAGGATGAGAGCATGGAGACCATGGGCAAG GACGAGGACGAGAGCAGCCCGGGCAACAAGGGGGAGCAGACCAAGAACCCGGAGCTGCACGAGGACAACGTGACCGAGCAGACCCACCACATCATCATCCCCAGCTACGCGGCCTGGTTTGACTACAACAG TGTTCACGCCATCGAACGGAGGGCCCTCCCCGAGTTCTTCAATGGCAAGAACAAGTCCAAGACTCCAGAAAT CTACCTGGCCTATCGGAACTTCATGATTGACACTTACCGGCTGAACCCCCAAGAGTATCTCACGTCCACTGCCTGTCGCAGGAACCTCGCGGGGGATGTCTGTGCCATCATGAG GGTCCATGCCTTCCTAGAACAGTGGGGTCTCATCAACTACCAGGTGGATGCTGAGAGTCGACCAACTCCCATGGGGCCTCCGCCCACTTCTCACTTCCACGTCTTGGCGGACACACCGTCCGGGCTGGTGCCGCTGCAGCCCAAGACCCCGCAG GGCCGCCAGGTTGATGCTGATACCAAGGCTGGGCGAAAGGGCAAAGAGCTGGATGACCTGGTGCCAGAGACGGCTAAGGGCAAGCCAGAGCTG AACTCCGCTTCCCAGCAAATGCTCAGCTTCCCCGACAAAGGCAAGGAGAAACCGGCGGACATGCAGAACTTCGGGCTGCGCACGGACATGTACACGAAGAAGAACGTGCCCTCCAAG AGCAAAGCCGCAGCCAGCGCCACTCGCGAGTGGACGGAGCAGGAGACCCTGCTGCTCCTGGAG GCGCTGGAGATGTACAAGGACGACTGGAACAAGGTGTCCGAGCACGTGGGCAGCCGCACGCAGGACGAGTGCATCTTGCATTTCCTCCGGCTTCCCATCGAAGACCCGTACCTGGAGGACTCGCAGGCCTCCCTGGGCCCCCTGGCCTACCAGCCCATCCCCTTCAGCCAGTCCGGCAACCCTGTGATGAGCACCGTTGCCTTCCTGGCCTCTGTCGTCGACCCTCGAGTGGCCTCAGCTGCTGCGAAGTCAGCCCTAG AAGAGTTCTCCAAAATGAAGGAAGAGGTCCCCACAGCTTTGGTGGAGGCCCACGTTAGGAAAGTGGAAGAAGCTGCCAAAGTGACAGGCAAGGCGGACCCAGCCTTTGGTCTGGAAAGCAGTGGCATCGCAGGGACCACCTCCGATGAGCCGGAGAGGATCG AGGAGAGCGGGACTGACGAGGCGCGGGCAGAGGGCCAGGCCACAGAGGATAAGAAGGAACCCAAG GAACCTCGAGAAGGAGTTGGGATTGCGGAGgaagaagcaaaggagaagaccAGTGAGCCACCCAAGAAGGACGACGAGAAGGGGAAAGACGGCGACAGCGAGAAGGAGTCAGAGAAGGGTGATGGAGACCTGACAG CGGATCCTGAGAAGGAGAAGGAGCCcaaggaggggcaggaggaggtgcTGAAAGAAGCAGTGGAGTCGGAGGGGGAGCGGAAGACGAAGGTGGAGCGCGACATCGGCGAGGGCAACCTCTCcaccgctgccgccgccgccctgGCTGCCGCCGCCGTGAAGGCCAAG CATTTGGCTGCCGTTGAGGAGAGGAAGATCAAATCTCTGGTGGCCCTGCTGGTGGAGACCCAGATGAAAAAGCTGGAAATCAAACTCCGGCACTTTGAGGAGCTAGAGACGATCATGGACCGGGAACGGGAAGCG CTGGAGTACCAGAGGCAGCAGCTGCTGGCCGACAGACAAGCCTTCCACATGGAGCAGCTGAAGTACGCGGAGATGCGGGCCCGGCAGCAACACTTCCAGCAGATGCACCagcagcagccgccgccgccaccgccggcCCTGCCCCCAGGCTCCCAGCCGGTCCCGCCTCCAGGCACCGCTGGGCCACCCGCTGTCCACGGCTTGGCCATGGCTCCAGCCTCTGTGGCCCCGGCTCCCGCGGGCAGTGGGGCCCCTCCTGGAAGCTTGGGGCCCTCGGAACAGCTCGGGCAGGCAGGGCCAACTGTGGGGCCACAGCAGCAGCCACCAGCTGGAGCCCCCCAGCCTGGGGCCGTCCCACCAGGGGTACCGCCCCCTGGACCCCATG GCCCCTCACCGTTCCCCAACCAACAAACTCCCTCAATGATGCCAGGGGCAGTGCCAGGCAGCGGGCACCCAGGCGTGGCGG CCCAGAGCCCTGCCATTGTGGCAGCTGTTCAGGGCAACCTGCTGCCCACTGCCAGCCCGCTGCCAG ACCCAGGCACCCCCCTGCCTCCAGACCCCACGGCCCCGAGCCCAGGCACAGTCACCCCCGTGCCACCCCCACAGTGA
- the SMARCC2 gene encoding SWI/SNF complex subunit SMARCC2 isoform X5 translates to MAVRKKDGGPNVKYYEAADTVTQFDNVRLWLGKNYKKYIQAEPPTNKSLSSLVVQLLQFQEEVFGKHVSNAPLTKLPIKCFLDFKAGGSLCHILAAAYKFKSDQGWRRYDFQNPSRMDRNVEMFMTIEKSLVQNNCLSRPNIFLCPEIEPKLLGKLKDIIKRHQGTVTEDKNSASHVVYPVPGNLEEEEWVRPVMKRDKQVLLHWGYYPDSYDTWIPASEIEASVEDAPTPEKPRKVHAKWILDTDTFNEWMNEEDYEVNDDKNPVSRRKKISAKTLTDEVNSPDSDRRDKKGGNYKKRKRSPSPSPTPEAKKKNAKKGPSTPYTKSKRGHREEEQEDLTKDMDEPSPVPNVEEVTLPKTVNTKKDSESAPVKGGTMTDLDEQEDESMETMGKDEDESSPGNKGEQTKNPELHEDNVTEQTHHIIIPSYAAWFDYNSVHAIERRALPEFFNGKNKSKTPEIYLAYRNFMIDTYRLNPQEYLTSTACRRNLAGDVCAIMRVHAFLEQWGLINYQVDAESRPTPMGPPPTSHFHVLADTPSGLVPLQPKTPQGRQVDADTKAGRKGKELDDLVPETAKGKPELQNSASQQMLSFPDKGKEKPADMQNFGLRTDMYTKKNVPSKSKAAASATREWTEQETLLLLEALEMYKDDWNKVSEHVGSRTQDECILHFLRLPIEDPYLEDSQASLGPLAYQPIPFSQSGNPVMSTVAFLASVVDPRVASAAAKSALEEFSKMKEEVPTALVEAHVRKVEEAAKVTGKADPAFGLESSGIAGTTSDEPERIEESGTDEARAEGQATEDKKEPKEPREGVGIAEEEAKEKTSEPPKKDDEKGKDGDSEKESEKGDGDLTADPEKEKEPKEGQEEVLKEAVESEGERKTKVERDIGEGNLSTAAAAALAAAAVKAKHLAAVEERKIKSLVALLVETQMKKLEIKLRHFEELETIMDREREALEYQRQQLLADRQAFHMEQLKYAEMRARQQHFQQMHQQQPPPPPPALPPGSQPVPPPGTAGPPAVHGLAMAPASVAPAPAGSGAPPGSLGPSEQLGQAGPTVGPQQQPPAGAPQPGAVPPGVPPPGPHGPSPFPNQQTPSMMPGAVPGSGHPGVAAQSPAIVAAVQGNLLPTASPLPDPGTPLPPDPTAPSPGTVTPVPPPQ, encoded by the exons ATGGCGGTGCGGAAGAAGGACGGCGGCCCCAACGTGAAGTACTACGAGGCCGCGGACACCGTGACCCAGTTCGACAACGTGCGGCTGTGGCTCGGCAAGAACTACAAGAAG TATATACAAGCCGAACCACCCACCAACAAGTCCCTGTCTAGCCTGGTTGTACAGTTGCTACAATTTCAGGAAGAAGTTTTTGGCAAACATGTCAGCAATGCACCGCTCACTAAACTGCCG ATCAAATGTTTCCTAGATTTCAAAGCAGGAGGCTCCCTATGCCACATACTTGCAGCTGCCTACAAGTTCAAGAGTGACCAGGGATG GCGGCGTTACGATTTCCAGAATCCATCACGCATGGACCGCAATGTGGAAATGTTCATGACCATTGAGAAGTCCTTGGTGCAG AATAATTGCCTGTCTCGACCTAACATTTTTCTGtgcccagaaattgaacccaaaCTGCtagggaaattaaaagacattatcAAGAGACATCAG GGAACGGTCACTGAGGATAAGAACAGTGCTTCCCATGTTGTGTATCCCGTTCCAGGGAACCTGGAGGAAG AGGAATGGGTACGGCCGGTCATGAAGAGAGATAAGCAGGTTCTTCTGCACTGGGGCTACTATCCTGACAG TTATGACACGTGGATCCCAGCCAGTGAAATTGAAGCATCTGTGGAAGATGCTCCAACTCCTGAGAAGCCTCGGAAG GTTCATGCAAAATGGATCCTGGACACAGACACCttcaatgaatggatgaatgaggaaGACTACGAAGTAAATGATGACAAAAACCCTGTCTCCCGCCGAAAGAAGATTTCAGCCAAGACGCTGACAGATGAG GTGAACAGCCCAGACTCAGACCGACGGGACAAGAAGGGGGGCAACTATAAGAAGAGGAAGCGCTCCCCCTCACCGTCACCAACCCCAGAAGCCAAGAAGAAGAATGCTAAGAAGGG CCCCTCAACCCCTTACACCAAGTCCAAGCGAGGCCACAgagaggaggagcaggaagacCTGACGAAGGACATGGACGAGCCCTCGCCCGTTCCCAACGTGGAGGAGGTGACGCTGCCCAAGACCG TCAACACTAAGAAGGACTCGGAGTCAGCCCCAGTCAAAGGCGGCACCATGACCGACCTAG ATGAACAAGAGGATGAGAGCATGGAGACCATGGGCAAG GACGAGGACGAGAGCAGCCCGGGCAACAAGGGGGAGCAGACCAAGAACCCGGAGCTGCACGAGGACAACGTGACCGAGCAGACCCACCACATCATCATCCCCAGCTACGCGGCCTGGTTTGACTACAACAG TGTTCACGCCATCGAACGGAGGGCCCTCCCCGAGTTCTTCAATGGCAAGAACAAGTCCAAGACTCCAGAAAT CTACCTGGCCTATCGGAACTTCATGATTGACACTTACCGGCTGAACCCCCAAGAGTATCTCACGTCCACTGCCTGTCGCAGGAACCTCGCGGGGGATGTCTGTGCCATCATGAG GGTCCATGCCTTCCTAGAACAGTGGGGTCTCATCAACTACCAGGTGGATGCTGAGAGTCGACCAACTCCCATGGGGCCTCCGCCCACTTCTCACTTCCACGTCTTGGCGGACACACCGTCCGGGCTGGTGCCGCTGCAGCCCAAGACCCCGCAG GGCCGCCAGGTTGATGCTGATACCAAGGCTGGGCGAAAGGGCAAAGAGCTGGATGACCTGGTGCCAGAGACGGCTAAGGGCAAGCCAGAGCTG CAGAACTCCGCTTCCCAGCAAATGCTCAGCTTCCCCGACAAAGGCAAGGAGAAACCGGCGGACATGCAGAACTTCGGGCTGCGCACGGACATGTACACGAAGAAGAACGTGCCCTCCAAG AGCAAAGCCGCAGCCAGCGCCACTCGCGAGTGGACGGAGCAGGAGACCCTGCTGCTCCTGGAG GCGCTGGAGATGTACAAGGACGACTGGAACAAGGTGTCCGAGCACGTGGGCAGCCGCACGCAGGACGAGTGCATCTTGCATTTCCTCCGGCTTCCCATCGAAGACCCGTACCTGGAGGACTCGCAGGCCTCCCTGGGCCCCCTGGCCTACCAGCCCATCCCCTTCAGCCAGTCCGGCAACCCTGTGATGAGCACCGTTGCCTTCCTGGCCTCTGTCGTCGACCCTCGAGTGGCCTCAGCTGCTGCGAAGTCAGCCCTAG AAGAGTTCTCCAAAATGAAGGAAGAGGTCCCCACAGCTTTGGTGGAGGCCCACGTTAGGAAAGTGGAAGAAGCTGCCAAAGTGACAGGCAAGGCGGACCCAGCCTTTGGTCTGGAAAGCAGTGGCATCGCAGGGACCACCTCCGATGAGCCGGAGAGGATCG AGGAGAGCGGGACTGACGAGGCGCGGGCAGAGGGCCAGGCCACAGAGGATAAGAAGGAACCCAAG GAACCTCGAGAAGGAGTTGGGATTGCGGAGgaagaagcaaaggagaagaccAGTGAGCCACCCAAGAAGGACGACGAGAAGGGGAAAGACGGCGACAGCGAGAAGGAGTCAGAGAAGGGTGATGGAGACCTGACAG CGGATCCTGAGAAGGAGAAGGAGCCcaaggaggggcaggaggaggtgcTGAAAGAAGCAGTGGAGTCGGAGGGGGAGCGGAAGACGAAGGTGGAGCGCGACATCGGCGAGGGCAACCTCTCcaccgctgccgccgccgccctgGCTGCCGCCGCCGTGAAGGCCAAG CATTTGGCTGCCGTTGAGGAGAGGAAGATCAAATCTCTGGTGGCCCTGCTGGTGGAGACCCAGATGAAAAAGCTGGAAATCAAACTCCGGCACTTTGAGGAGCTAGAGACGATCATGGACCGGGAACGGGAAGCG CTGGAGTACCAGAGGCAGCAGCTGCTGGCCGACAGACAAGCCTTCCACATGGAGCAGCTGAAGTACGCGGAGATGCGGGCCCGGCAGCAACACTTCCAGCAGATGCACCagcagcagccgccgccgccaccgccggcCCTGCCCCCAGGCTCCCAGCCGGTCCCGCCTCCAGGCACCGCTGGGCCACCCGCTGTCCACGGCTTGGCCATGGCTCCAGCCTCTGTGGCCCCGGCTCCCGCGGGCAGTGGGGCCCCTCCTGGAAGCTTGGGGCCCTCGGAACAGCTCGGGCAGGCAGGGCCAACTGTGGGGCCACAGCAGCAGCCACCAGCTGGAGCCCCCCAGCCTGGGGCCGTCCCACCAGGGGTACCGCCCCCTGGACCCCATG GCCCCTCACCGTTCCCCAACCAACAAACTCCCTCAATGATGCCAGGGGCAGTGCCAGGCAGCGGGCACCCAGGCGTGGCGG CCCAGAGCCCTGCCATTGTGGCAGCTGTTCAGGGCAACCTGCTGCCCACTGCCAGCCCGCTGCCAG ACCCAGGCACCCCCCTGCCTCCAGACCCCACGGCCCCGAGCCCAGGCACAGTCACCCCCGTGCCACCCCCACAGTGA